CGCGATGCCGCCGAAGCGCAGGTCCGGCGAGCCGGCGACCTTGTGCACGTAGTTGAACTGGGGAACCATGTCCTCGCTGACCGGCGTGGCATACCCGGCCGGCTTGGTGATGAAGAGGTTCATGTCGTCGTAGGAAGGCAGCTCGTAGGAGCCGTCGGGTCCGGTCACGGTGACTTCCTTGCCGTTCGAGACCAGGACACCCGCGAGACCCGTTTCACCTTCGTCCAGTCTGGAATTGCGGTTCGTGTCGACGAATACCTTTCCGCGCGCTGTTTCCGCTGCCTGATCGCCGCGAACCACGTCCACGCCGCCAACGTAACTTGCATCCTTGGCATTCGCACCGGATGCGAATGCACTCGTGCCTGCCAGAAGCAGGGCCAGGGTCAGTTTTTTCATGAGAGCCTCCGAAGGGTATGGCTGCTGAGCCAGCCAAGCCGACTGTCAATGGCTTTGGTGACGATAGATTGTCTATCACGTTAAGGTTTTGCATCAAACCGGATGCACGCTGTGTCACACATTCTCGAAAGTGTCACACGCCGGTGGTCAATCGTGTCGGCATCAGAAACGAAAACCGGAAACTCTCCTGACAGAAGGCTGTCAGGAGGGGGCTGCTAGGGTCCTCTCATCGCAGCACAACAGGAGACTTTTCATGACTTTCGTTCCTGACAATTTCAATGTCTGGATGGAAATTCCGGTTTCGGACCTCGACAAGGCGATCCGCTTTTACAACGAGGTATTCCAGACCGAGCTGAACCTGATCACGGATATGGGGCCGAACCACATCGCCATGTTCCCGACCAAGACGGACATGGGCGTTGCGGGACATCTGTATCCCGGGCAACCTGCTGCAAAAGGAACCGGACCGACGATCCACATACTGTGTCCCGATGCGCTCGAAGCCACGATGGAACGCTTCGCGAAAGCAGGCGGCGAGGTAGTATCCGATCCGATCCCCATACCGGCCGGTCGATTCGCCTATGGCATTGACCCGGACGGGAATTCGATCGGAATGTTTGCCTTCAATGCAAGCTAGAATGTAACCGGGAGCCCTTTTGGAGAATGTGGAGTGACGTTTTGAAACCTGTTCTTCGAAGGGGCCCCTGCGCATGAGACGCGCTGACCGCCTGTTTCAGATCGTGCAGTATCTGCGCGGCGGACGGCTAGTCCGGGCCCGGCAATTGTCCGAATGGCTCGAAGTATCGGAGCGCACGATCTATCGCGACGTTGCCGATCTTCAGGCATCCGGTGTTCCCATCGAGGGGGCGGCCGGTGTCGGATACATCATGCGTGACGGCTATGACCTTCCTCCGCTCATGTTCACTCGTGACGAAATAGTTGCCCTTCTGGCCGGCGCCCGGCTGATCCGCGCCTGGGGCGGCGCCGCGATGGCGCGCG
This region of uncultured Roseibium sp. genomic DNA includes:
- a CDS encoding VOC family protein, coding for MTFVPDNFNVWMEIPVSDLDKAIRFYNEVFQTELNLITDMGPNHIAMFPTKTDMGVAGHLYPGQPAAKGTGPTIHILCPDALEATMERFAKAGGEVVSDPIPIPAGRFAYGIDPDGNSIGMFAFNAS